From Halotia branconii CENA392, the proteins below share one genomic window:
- a CDS encoding response regulator transcription factor, translating into MALISQHCNKSLAGKTMKNILVIEDETKTRNLFVNCLKSEGFSTIGAENGIVGIQRARECLPDLVLCDILMPELDGYGVLNTLRQDPVTAIIPFIFLTVTLTKSELRKGMNLGADDYLTKPCTVEELLGAIAARLEKQTALKQWYVNQQLSAKSQSIDTTTFYPTSSRLSKVFQYIEENYHQQINLSDVAQAVGYSHAYLTNLVKRQTKRSVHDWIVERRMTEARYLLLNTDETVNRIATKVGYVDAGYFIRLFRQIHQLPPKEWRNTSRMKLVDEYFSVSPSLN; encoded by the coding sequence ATGGCTTTAATTTCTCAACACTGTAATAAGTCATTAGCAGGAAAAACGATGAAAAACATCTTAGTAATTGAAGATGAAACAAAAACCCGCAACCTTTTTGTTAATTGCCTTAAATCTGAAGGTTTCTCTACTATTGGCGCTGAAAATGGCATTGTTGGTATTCAACGCGCACGGGAATGTTTACCTGATTTAGTACTTTGCGATATTCTGATGCCAGAACTTGATGGTTATGGCGTTCTCAACACACTACGCCAAGATCCTGTTACAGCAATTATTCCGTTTATTTTTCTCACCGTCACACTTACCAAATCTGAACTCCGTAAAGGTATGAACTTAGGAGCTGATGATTATCTGACTAAACCTTGTACGGTAGAAGAATTATTAGGAGCGATCGCGGCTCGATTAGAAAAACAAACTGCTTTGAAGCAATGGTATGTGAATCAGCAACTATCAGCTAAATCACAATCAATAGACACCACAACTTTCTATCCTACTAGCTCCCGACTGAGTAAAGTTTTTCAATATATTGAAGAGAATTATCATCAGCAAATTAATCTTTCTGATGTTGCCCAAGCAGTGGGTTACTCTCATGCTTACTTAACTAATTTAGTTAAACGCCAAACCAAGCGATCAGTACACGATTGGATTGTTGAACGCCGGATGACAGAAGCGCGTTATTTACTACTCAATACCGACGAAACCGTTAATCGAATCGCCACAAAAGTTGGATATGTAGATGCAGGTTATTTCATCCGCTTGTTTCGACAAATTCATCAGCTTCCTCCAAAAGAATGGAGAAATACATCTCGGATGAAACTAGTTGATGAATATTTTTCCGTCTCACCTTCTTTAAACTAA
- a CDS encoding type II toxin-antitoxin system YhaV family toxin codes for MAKFISNGWEIYFHPQLFGSQYQELFERVSRLQEKLPEAEYKTHATVKLFAAITVAIETKIPSDPLASHFALTGALKRYGRVKKMGLPDRYRLFFRAFDTEQLKAIVILWLGFPRKEGAKDDCYQVFTKMIEHGTFPDSLDELVREDNS; via the coding sequence ATGGCGAAGTTTATTAGTAATGGCTGGGAAATATATTTTCACCCACAGTTATTTGGTAGTCAGTATCAAGAATTATTTGAGCGTGTTTCTCGGTTACAAGAAAAATTACCAGAAGCTGAATATAAAACCCATGCAACAGTAAAATTATTTGCAGCAATTACTGTGGCTATTGAAACAAAAATTCCTTCCGATCCCTTGGCAAGTCATTTTGCTTTGACAGGAGCATTAAAACGCTATGGAAGGGTGAAAAAGATGGGTTTACCAGACAGATATCGGTTATTTTTTCGGGCGTTTGATACAGAACAGTTAAAAGCGATTGTGATTTTGTGGTTAGGGTTTCCACGGAAAGAGGGAGCAAAAGATGACTGCTACCAAGTGTTTACTAAAATGATTGAACACGGGACATTTCCAGATAGCTTGGATGAGTTAGTTAGAGAAGATAACTCTTAA
- a CDS encoding 4'-phosphopantetheinyl transferase family protein → MITVDCLWRSPPTNWSLLSEDVHVWCTFLNQSTSRVQTLAQLLSQDERTRSERFYLERDRKRFIVGRGLLRTILGSYLGTNASQLQFCYGQHGKPTLAETSGGSILSFNLSHSHELVLYAITRKREIGVDIEYIRPISDFEQIADRCFSEREKNVFHQLPTDQKLGAFFNGWTRKEAYLKATGYGLLFPMDQLDVSLSPSEPVQLYSIKGDRSTVTRWSLQEFTPAYGYVGALAVEGHGWQLKCWQWE, encoded by the coding sequence ATGATCACTGTTGATTGCCTGTGGCGTTCTCCCCCTACAAATTGGTCACTGTTAAGCGAAGATGTTCATGTCTGGTGTACTTTCCTCAACCAATCAACATCTCGCGTTCAGACATTAGCACAATTACTTTCACAAGATGAACGCACCAGATCTGAGCGTTTTTATTTAGAACGAGACAGGAAACGTTTCATTGTTGGACGTGGCTTACTGAGGACAATCTTAGGTTCTTACTTAGGCACTAATGCCAGTCAATTACAGTTTTGTTATGGACAGCATGGCAAACCAACTCTAGCAGAAACATCTGGTGGAAGTATCTTGAGTTTTAATTTATCTCACTCCCACGAACTTGTTTTATATGCCATAACCCGTAAACGTGAAATTGGTGTTGATATTGAATATATTCGCCCTATTTCCGACTTTGAACAAATTGCAGATCGCTGTTTTTCAGAGCGCGAAAAAAATGTCTTTCATCAACTTCCTACAGACCAAAAGCTAGGAGCATTTTTTAATGGTTGGACACGTAAAGAAGCTTATTTAAAAGCTACTGGTTATGGGCTACTGTTTCCGATGGATCAGTTAGATGTTTCATTATCTCCCAGTGAGCCAGTTCAACTTTACAGCATTAAAGGCGATCGCTCCACTGTCACCCGTTGGTCACTCCAAGAATTTACACCCGCTTACGGCTATGTGGGTGCTTTAGCGGTCGAAGGACACGGCTGGCAACTCAAATGCTGGCAATGGGAGTAG
- a CDS encoding MFS transporter, whose translation MENLTSAKPNSAFSNGLPALYVIAFLSGISIGLFNPFISTLMAQNQVEELWIGANSTVYFLMIFIGTPLVARILRQIGLRKTMTLGLMLMGCSAPLFPMTTQLSLWFVIRAVMGFGCCLYLVCGQTALNYFCHESNRGLTSGLYALAFSFGFGMGPVIGSSLYNFSPQLTFSLGSLLILSGLIVVWLNLPEKSIVFHSSIRIELFRKLKLPLYSAYAYGFVDATLVSLYPVYLLKQNYGVEQIGSTFVLFVLGGLLATLPVTHLADRFDKLKVLLITVCIIIFSLSSLSLITNSMTIQVLAFISGASISPIFPLAIAMIGNKVSRNESSSGSALFTTVYGFGCAAGPVLSSTVMQIFGVRQIFILSIMSFALVLVYTVSELNKSDRAY comes from the coding sequence ATGGAAAATTTAACTTCCGCTAAACCAAACTCTGCCTTTTCTAATGGACTACCAGCTTTATACGTCATTGCTTTTTTATCGGGTATATCTATAGGGCTGTTTAATCCTTTTATTTCAACACTGATGGCTCAAAATCAAGTTGAGGAGTTATGGATAGGTGCTAACTCGACAGTATATTTTCTCATGATATTTATTGGAACTCCTTTAGTAGCAAGAATATTACGCCAAATAGGACTCCGTAAAACCATGACATTAGGTTTAATGCTGATGGGTTGTAGCGCTCCTTTATTTCCTATGACAACTCAATTATCTTTGTGGTTTGTTATCCGGGCTGTGATGGGTTTTGGTTGTTGTTTGTATTTAGTTTGTGGGCAAACAGCATTAAATTATTTTTGTCATGAAAGTAATCGAGGCCTTACTAGTGGCTTGTATGCTTTAGCTTTTTCCTTTGGATTTGGTATGGGACCAGTTATAGGTTCTTCTCTCTACAACTTTTCTCCACAATTAACTTTTTCTTTAGGTAGTCTTTTAATTCTCAGTGGCTTAATTGTGGTCTGGCTCAACTTACCTGAAAAGTCTATTGTTTTTCACTCTTCTATACGCATAGAGCTTTTTAGAAAGTTGAAACTTCCTCTTTACAGCGCTTATGCTTATGGTTTTGTTGATGCTACTCTGGTTTCTTTATATCCAGTTTATTTACTAAAACAAAACTATGGTGTGGAACAAATAGGGTCTACATTTGTTTTATTTGTACTAGGAGGTTTACTGGCTACCCTTCCTGTTACCCATTTAGCAGACCGCTTCGATAAATTAAAGGTTCTTTTGATAACCGTTTGTATCATTATATTTTCTCTTTCGTCTCTTTCATTAATTACAAACTCCATGACTATTCAGGTTTTGGCATTTATTTCTGGAGCTAGCATCAGTCCTATTTTTCCCTTAGCGATCGCCATGATTGGCAACAAAGTTTCCCGTAATGAATCATCTTCTGGAAGCGCCTTATTTACAACAGTCTATGGTTTTGGATGTGCTGCTGGGCCTGTACTTTCTTCCACCGTCATGCAAATTTTTGGTGTGCGTCAAATTTTTATCTTGTCAATCATGAGTTTTGCTTTAGTTTTGGTCTATACAGTAAGCGAATTGAATAAATCTGATAGAGCTTACTAA
- a CDS encoding acyl carrier protein — translation MKNLQNVTKELTNTSLLQFFKSSHNTLLECIQNLGNSRETFLYRSDVEARPLQQQFQTEEVIEGWLVFYLSKLLLVNHSEINIHLPFEYYGITSLEALRLTYAIEVWLGRRFSLELVYEYPTVKVLAQHLAKEVEYVCVS, via the coding sequence ATGAAAAACTTACAAAATGTCACTAAAGAATTAACAAATACTAGCTTGTTACAGTTTTTTAAAAGTAGTCATAATACACTACTTGAGTGTATACAAAACCTTGGTAACAGTAGAGAAACCTTCTTGTATCGGAGTGATGTTGAAGCACGACCTTTACAACAGCAGTTTCAAACAGAAGAAGTTATTGAAGGCTGGTTAGTTTTTTATCTTTCTAAACTGCTGCTAGTTAATCACAGTGAAATTAACATTCATCTGCCCTTTGAATACTACGGAATAACTTCACTAGAAGCATTACGTCTAACATACGCCATAGAAGTTTGGTTAGGACGTAGATTTTCTCTTGAGTTGGTGTATGAATATCCCACAGTTAAGGTATTGGCACAACATTTAGCTAAAGAAGTTGAATACGTCTGTGTATCTTAA